Part of the Mesotoga sp. UBA6090 genome is shown below.
ACGAGGCTTACTTGACGAGCAAGGAGGAGAGTCCTTCTAACAGAGAGTATTTGGACCTTATAGAGAAGTATGTCGAGAAGCTGATCGACGACAAGAACTACAAAGAGGCCTCAAGAGCAATAAAGACTGTCAATCCGTACGTCAATCCTGAAGATATGGACAACCTTTTCAGCAGTGAGATGATCGTTTGCTGGAGGACTAAGGACTTCGAGAACTTGAGAATAATGCTCGAAGCTATAGACGAGGAAAGCGATCCGAAAGCGCTCATCGTAAAGGCCCTCATGAATTACTTTAACAAAGAAGTCGACGCAGCTGAAGGAATCATAATCGGTATTCTTCAGGAGTTCCCTGACTTCATTCAGTATCTTCTCGAAAACGACGAACCAGATGAAGAGGACTTCGACAGGGCCGATGATGGCGACGTCAGGTCCCAGAAGAAGATCGACGCGAAACTTCTCGCAGAGGAGTTCAGAGAAGATTGGTTCAAGCTCAAGGGCGGCAAGGACTGGCTGAAGAAAGTGCAGAGGGTTTTTGATGAAGTGAGCTGAACGGGCCTATACGCGTAGGCTGAAGTGAGGCTGGCGCTTACCGCCAGGAACTAGGGGAAGAGTCGGTAGTCGATGACACTCTTGTTATGGATTGTGAAAACCTTACTTTCCGTCATGCCGTGATCCGGCATCTCGCTCTTTGTTCTTGACCATTACCAAGAAGCAAGAACAGATTCTCTCTTTCGAACGAAGGCTTTTTTCCCTTGCCAATCCGCCACACATTTCTGCTACCTCGGGCTTTTCAAGACCGGATTCCGGGTCTAGCCAGGGACGACGGTGATAGGTGATTCTGAAAACCTTGCATCAGGATATCCAGTCATCTGAACTGAGAACCGCTTGTAAGATAACGCTGAGCGCTGAAGAACTACTTTGGCCGTCAACGGTCCTGCGTCCTCCGAGTAGAACAGAGAGAACGGGTTGTTAGGAGCGGGTTATGAAGATCGGTTAGAAAGAGCGGCTTTTGCTTATGTGAAGAAGCGCAAGAGCAAAGTGAGACTGATTGATACGTGATCGCAGGTACAGTAGGAAGTTGGAGAAAGCACGGATGTTGCTTGTCTTATGACGCAGGCCAGTTCTGCTGCACGTCGATGTTTTGCTCTTGAGAGCACTTCGTCGAATCTCAATTTAAGTGCTTTGCGGAAGCCCATAACATTCTCATATAAGCTGATCAAATCAAAGGTGCTGAGCCTGTATGGGGGTTTATAAGGATTCAAAACGCAAAATATACTTCTGTTCTTAGTGATATGGTATAATAGCTTCGAGTTCTGTAGCTGTTGTTCAGAGCACTTCTGCAATGATTGGCTTTTTGCAGTATTGCTTTATGTAGAGGAGGGAATAAAATGGCGATAGGCGAGTATGTGAAAAGTGCGGACTGGAAAAGTGAGAAACATGTACCGGTTATTGACATTCCCGATTTGATTAAGCCGGGAGAAGCATTCAACGTAGAAATCATGGTGGGCAAGGAGATTTCGCATCCAAATACCATCGAGCATCACATCAAGTGGTTCGATCTGTACGCAATGTATGATGACGGCCAGTTTCTAATTCATCTTGGTCACGTCGAGTTCACTCCTGTAACAACCCAGCCAAAGGCTGCATTTAGCGTGAAATTGGAGAAGTCAGGTTCACTGATCGCTACTTCTTACTGCAACATACATGGTCTCTGGGAAAGCAGTAAGAGAGTTGAGTTCTGATTGAGGAGGGTGGCGCGATGAAGTACAGATGCACTATCTGCGGTTACATTTATGATCCTGAAATTGCCGATCCCGAAAATGGAGTAGATCCCGGGACCACCTTTGAGGATGTTCCAGAGGATTGGGTCTGCCCACTATGCGGAGCCAGTAAAGACGATTTCGAACCAATCGACTAGAGAAATAAGGCGGGAGAATCACTCCCGCCTTTCTTTGCCTCAACGGAGGTGTTAACTTGAGAGATTACGTTATCGCCCTTTCCGGTGAAGCCGGTCAGGGACTGAATACGATAGGGGATATGCTTGCGCTCAGCCTCTTCCGAAATGGCTACTGCATCTTCACTGACAAAAGTTACCACTCCAGGATCAGAGGTGGAGAGTATATGTACAGGATTCGCGTTTCCGACACTCCTTTGTTCTCTATGCGACAGGAGTTTGATCTCATAGTCTCGCTAAGCAAGAGCACTACTCTTTCACAGCTGGAGTATTTTCATCACAATACGACACTGATATTCGATTCGGATTCAGATCATGTGACTACGGAAGATGCTGGCTTTGAGATGAATGTTATGAATTTCCCGTTCAAAACGATAGCGAAGGAAGCGGG
Proteins encoded:
- a CDS encoding class II SORL domain-containing protein is translated as MAIGEYVKSADWKSEKHVPVIDIPDLIKPGEAFNVEIMVGKEISHPNTIEHHIKWFDLYAMYDDGQFLIHLGHVEFTPVTTQPKAAFSVKLEKSGSLIATSYCNIHGLWESSKRVEF
- the rd gene encoding rubredoxin; the protein is MKYRCTICGYIYDPEIADPENGVDPGTTFEDVPEDWVCPLCGASKDDFEPID